The sequence below is a genomic window from Cicer arietinum cultivar CDC Frontier isolate Library 1 chromosome 6, Cicar.CDCFrontier_v2.0, whole genome shotgun sequence.
cttttgggGGGTTTAGTGTTTAGTTGTGGGGGTTTATTTGTGAATGTACGTACACTTTGgattctgtttttatttttaatttttatattctatTAATGTTGATATGATGAATTGTATAGTCGATGGAAtggatattttattttcatgtttttttttttttttaaataatagattGTTTAAGTTTTTCTAGATCGacataaaattgaaaactaaattaatttaattgtgtttAAAATTCAGCAAGCCAGAATTTGCATGTGATTGAGATCCAACTTTAAGCCATGTTTTGTCGCtttataaaacaatatatataataaaagatcATTTTAACATAAACGTGATGGGTCCATAGCTCAGTGGTAGAGCATTTGACTGCAGATCAAGAGGTCACCGGTTCGAACCCGGTTGGGCCCTGTcaaatcttttaaatatttttgttagaaTTTCCACGCTAGAATAAAACTATCCTGGGTGCGCGTTACAGTAATTAAAGATTGCATCCAATCCATTTAATTTATGGATGGTAAGTAAtccattatttaaaatatccttGGATCAcctcaaatatattttacaatctATTGGATTCAAAGAtgcttaaatataaaataaatagtattcttaaaataaaatttgaggaTTTGGATGAGGCGGAGCTCCCGCGGTTGGTGTGGCCAAACAGTCccttctttttaaaataagatataaattaaattattttgtggtttttaaaatgaaatgagCAAAAATCACCTATCTATCTCTTATTCAATGATAATATATCTAAAATACacttcatttaatttaacttttttatttcaaattatggATCATGAATGTAATTTAGATAATagagttaaatttatattggaATTGCATAGATTAGATATGATCAAGTCCCTTTCTTAATATTTGTAATCTAACTTATTTTTGCATATTAATTTACTCCACAATATACTTCATTTAATTTAaccttttttatttcaaattattgaTCATGAATGGTAATTTAGATAATAGacttaaatttatattgaaattgcATAGATTACATGTGATCAACTACTTTCTTAATATTTGCAATCTAACTTATTTTTGCATATTAATTTATTCCACCTAGAgtacttaattaaaataattttgttgacggacttttaaaaataattttatggatATTGAAATTGAATACCCATTAAAAGAACGTTAACGGATAATGAACggttgtttttttaaatggattaTGGATGAATTGAAATATTGAAGTATTTTACtaagttaataaaaaattataaatagatgGATTCAATCCGGTCATTTACTCATTTTACTCTCTCtctttgttaatttaaaaaactataacATAATAAGtgtataattgaagaaaaaaatgtaactataatttcaaaaggacaactaaataattttaactaaacaaAACGTACGAGCGACATGCACAGTGTTACAGTGTTACACTGTTACTGTCTATCTCTGCAGTCATCCTTGGGCACAACCACAGGCCCACAGTCTAGACTCTCCAGAGATTGCATCAGAAAATTAATGAAAACCCAGTGATTATTCGAAGCAAGGAATTTCTTGTAAATGATTTTATTAGGCAAATAGAACAACTATCcagagaaaatattaaaagaatttattagaaggaaaatgaatatatatcaatatatttaaCATACAAAAAACATGTCGACATATGGTAGCCATAACCATTTGTTCTGTACATTAAATTACAAGCACAACTACAAGCATTTGATACTTTCCCAGCAAATGCCATGTCAATCCTTTACAAACACACCTCTCTTCTaaatgatcatatatttcactTCTTTTATGCTGCCACTAACATAGgtaaataaacaacaaaaagataatcctactgcaaaagAATGCTTCTAAGCATGCACAAGTATAATAAACCTTAAAAACAATCCTAACAATTATCCAATAAGGAACATGTACATTTACCCAAACATTGAGAAACCAGCAGCTGTTTTTTCTatgtaaaaaaaagttgttatcTTCAAGATTTGGCTAACCACTTCATGTACTAATTTGTGTTCTTTTTAGTTTCAAGTGATGAACCTTCTTTAAGTGCCACTTGTGCATCATTCTCCTTACCCAATGCCAAAAGAGCGATAGCTTGTAAGTAAAATGCAATGTACCAAATGGGAGATATCATTTGCGCCTGCATTGCGTCACCGAGTGCTTCCGTTGGCATATTGCTGATGAGATAAGAGAGACTACGACGGGCGTAAATTGTTGGAGACACCATGCTTCCAACGTTAATAAACTGTGAATTGCAGAGAAAAACCATCAGCAGCAGCAAGTCGTAGTTGTGCTCCAGAAGAGCACAGAaagtgattttataaatttttcataacCGACTTAAGAACCAAGAAAACTACGGACCTGTGTATAGCCATCTATTGCGGTTTTGAAGTCCTTATGCCGAAAAGCAGCGTCTCCCTTCTTCTTTGAGTCTAATGTTTCCTGCATCTGGTTGGTCCACATTTGGAATGAAAGCTGCTTGATAGAGAtagatgtaaataaataaattagtggaCAACACAATTAGCCGGTCAACATGGAAAACAAGTATATGGCAATACATATATGATAAGAGATCAAACATCTTATATAGACCAAAACTTTATACCTCGGTAGCTGTGCCCTCGTCATCTTTATACCCAATTTTCTCCAGCAGTTCATGAATGGAAGTCAGATCCATGCGTAGACAAGCTTCCCCAAGTGGAGTAAGGGGAAAAGCAGCACTACCATCAGGTATACCCATCAGAACATGAGAAGGaacctataaaaataaaaacattcacAGTCCATTCCATCTTACCGAAATATGGTCGCAGTTCTAAGCACAGACAAAAAAAGCCACTGACTTGCAAATATAAGATGGTTACAATTATATTGAATAGAAAAACATCAGTACAGACAATATCGTGTACAACTTGAGAATCCTATAAAAATCAGCCTTCAAGCATTCTTTAATAGGCTATCCTCATTCATGTGTGAGAAAATGTGAACCACATCTAAGATAGCTAACCTCAGAATCCTTCTGTAAAGGTATTAGAGCAGTGACCAGTGACTTTGGATTAGGACGCTCTCGCGGTTCAGATTGTAAACATCGTGAGGCTAGACGGACCAATTCGGTCCCCTCGTCATCTGAAAATTGTCCTTCTAAACAAGAATCTGTTAGACTCCGAAGGTTCCTGTCCCTGATCAGGTCAAGGGCCtgcaaaaaatatgaaatataagtCAAATGTATAGGAAAAACAAAGTTACTGTAATACAGAATGTTTAGCTCTTAAGAAAAAAAAGCACCCTATTCAATCATGAGAGCCACGTCTGTCCaggaaaataaatacaaaatgagaCAACTTAATATTAACAGGCTATAACTTTGGCTACTTGAAGGCGAAGAAAGACAATAATTACAGTCAGAAGATAGACAGACAAGTAGTATTAATCTTTCACATGACAAGAAATGCAAGCACAAAATATTGGTTATGCGAATGTTCAAGGCAGCTGTTGTCACTTTGCCACCTCGCATAGGTTGAGCAGTCTTTTGGGAGTACATACTCACAACATTATCCAACAGGGGACACTAAGCTATGCGGAAAGAAACTTACATGGCTTGGAGGAAAGAAACTTACAACATTATCCAATTATTGGTTTTTGTAACTTTTTATGAAGGAAAGAAACTTACATGGCTTGGAGGAATATGCTTTCCACTGAGAAGGTCAAGCAAAAGGGTCCCAAAGCTATAAGTTACACTCTCGGGAGTAACTCTACCTGCGTGAACATGGAAAAGGAAAGCAGAAACATTGCCATCATATATCATACATTTATAAGTATGACATAAgatataaaatgaatataatgaCTAAATCATCATGT
It includes:
- the LOC101502771 gene encoding serine/threonine-protein kinase BSK7-like isoform X2 → MGCKCSKFSACCWSTEQGGDPVLEANIDDNNIEGNGLPLFREYTIDQLRKATSGFAIENIVSEHGEKAPNVVYKGKLENQMRIAIKRFNKSAWPDTHQFLEEARAVGLIRSQRLANLLGCCCEGDERLLVSEYMSNDTLAKHLFHWETQPMKWAMRLRVALHLAQALEYCTSKGRALYHDLNAYRVLFDDDFNPKLSCFGLMKNSRDGKSYSTNLAFTPPEYLRTGRVTPESVTYSFGTLLLDLLSGKHIPPSHALDLIRDRNLRSLTDSCLEGQFSDDEGTELVRLASRCLQSEPRERPNPKSLVTALIPLQKDSEVPSHVLMGIPDGSAAFPLTPLGEACLRMDLTSIHELLEKIGYKDDEGTATELSFQMWTNQMQETLDSKKKGDAAFRHKDFKTAIDGYTQFINVGSMVSPTIYARRSLSYLISNMPTEALGDAMQAQMISPIWYIAFYLQAIALLALGKENDAQVALKEGSSLETKKNTN
- the LOC101502771 gene encoding serine/threonine-protein kinase BSK7-like isoform X1, with amino-acid sequence MGCKCSKFSACCWSTEQGGDPVLEANIDENEDNNIEGNGLPLFREYTIDQLRKATSGFAIENIVSEHGEKAPNVVYKGKLENQMRIAIKRFNKSAWPDTHQFLEEARAVGLIRSQRLANLLGCCCEGDERLLVSEYMSNDTLAKHLFHWETQPMKWAMRLRVALHLAQALEYCTSKGRALYHDLNAYRVLFDDDFNPKLSCFGLMKNSRDGKSYSTNLAFTPPEYLRTGRVTPESVTYSFGTLLLDLLSGKHIPPSHALDLIRDRNLRSLTDSCLEGQFSDDEGTELVRLASRCLQSEPRERPNPKSLVTALIPLQKDSEVPSHVLMGIPDGSAAFPLTPLGEACLRMDLTSIHELLEKIGYKDDEGTATELSFQMWTNQMQETLDSKKKGDAAFRHKDFKTAIDGYTQFINVGSMVSPTIYARRSLSYLISNMPTEALGDAMQAQMISPIWYIAFYLQAIALLALGKENDAQVALKEGSSLETKKNTN